In Streptomyces nojiriensis, one genomic interval encodes:
- a CDS encoding alpha/beta fold hydrolase: protein MTTAHTYRQPGTVLTDHRFSVPLDHARPDGERIELYAREVVAAGRDPEALPWLLYLEGGPGFGARRFIGRQAWLERALTEFRVLLLDQRGTGRSTPVNRQTLPLRGTPAQQAEYLAHFRADSIVRDAEAIRPGLTGGAPWTVLGQSFGGFCTTHYLSTAPEGLTAALITGGLPSLTATADEVYEAAYPRIERKNLAHYARYPMDVERARRIAAHLAEQPAELPGGHRLTVEGFQSLGILLGGGDGSHRLHYLLEDAFVPTPAGPALSDAFLENVRAELSFAGHPLYALVHEAIYAQDPATPTAWAAERVRAGHPGFDAGKTLAGDEPLLFTGETIHPWHFTTDPALAPLRETAELLAARTGWQPLYDPARLAANEVPVAAAVYHDDMYVDTAHSLETARSVRGLRTWVTDEFEHDGVRAGGPRVLDRLLSLVRDEA from the coding sequence GTGACCACCGCGCACACCTACCGCCAGCCCGGCACGGTCCTCACCGACCACCGGTTCTCCGTCCCCCTGGACCACGCGCGCCCGGACGGGGAGCGGATCGAGCTGTACGCCCGCGAGGTCGTGGCCGCCGGCAGGGACCCCGAGGCGCTGCCGTGGCTGCTCTACCTGGAGGGCGGCCCGGGCTTCGGCGCCCGCCGCTTCATCGGCCGCCAGGCCTGGCTGGAGCGCGCGCTGACCGAATTCCGGGTGCTGCTCCTCGACCAGCGCGGAACCGGCCGCTCCACCCCGGTGAACCGGCAGACCCTGCCCCTGCGCGGCACCCCCGCCCAGCAGGCGGAGTACCTCGCCCACTTCCGCGCCGACTCCATCGTGCGCGACGCCGAGGCCATCCGCCCCGGCCTGACCGGCGGCGCGCCCTGGACCGTGCTCGGCCAGAGCTTCGGCGGCTTCTGCACGACCCACTACCTCTCCACCGCGCCCGAAGGCCTCACCGCCGCCCTGATCACCGGCGGCCTCCCGTCCCTGACCGCCACCGCCGACGAGGTCTACGAGGCCGCGTACCCCCGCATCGAGCGCAAGAACCTGGCCCACTACGCCCGGTACCCGATGGACGTCGAGCGCGCCCGCCGGATCGCCGCCCACCTCGCGGAGCAACCGGCCGAACTCCCCGGCGGCCACCGCCTCACCGTCGAGGGCTTCCAGTCCCTCGGCATCCTCCTCGGCGGGGGCGACGGCAGCCACCGGCTCCACTACCTGTTGGAGGACGCCTTCGTACCGACCCCCGCGGGACCCGCCCTCTCCGACGCCTTCCTGGAGAACGTCCGCGCCGAGCTCTCCTTCGCCGGGCACCCCCTCTACGCGCTGGTCCACGAGGCGATCTACGCCCAGGACCCCGCCACCCCCACCGCCTGGGCCGCCGAACGGGTGCGCGCCGGCCACCCCGGCTTCGACGCCGGCAAGACCCTCGCGGGCGACGAGCCGCTGCTCTTCACCGGCGAGACCATCCACCCCTGGCACTTCACCACCGACCCGGCCCTCGCCCCGCTGCGCGAGACCGCCGAACTGCTGGCCGCCCGCACCGGCTGGCAGCCGCTCTACGACCCGGCGCGCCTGGCCGCCAACGAGGTGCCGGTGGCCGCCGCCGTCTACCACGACGACATGTACGTGGACACCGCGCACTCGCTCGAGACGGCCCGGTCCGTCCGGGGTCTGCGGACCTGGGTGACGGACGAGTTCGAGCACGACGGCGTGCGCGCCGGCGGCCCCCGCGTCCTGGACCGCCTGCTGTCCCTGGTCCGCGACGAGGCCTGA
- a CDS encoding S-(hydroxymethyl)mycothiol dehydrogenase, with protein MTHRVRGVIARSKGAPVETTTILVPDPGPGEALVRVQACGVCHTDLHYREGGINDEYPFLLGHEAAGVVESVGPDVTSVAPGDFVILNWRAVCGTCRACRRGRPWYCFATHNATQPMTLEDGTPLSPALGIGAFAEKTLVAAGQCTKVDPAAAPAAAGLLGCGVMAGLGAALNTGNVGRGDSVAVIGCGGVGNAAVAGARLAGASRIIAVDLDDRKLEWARGLGATHTVNGRTEDVVKAVQALTGGNGADVVIDAVGRPETYQQAFYARDLAGTVVLVGVPTPEMKLELPLLDVFGRGGALKSSWYGDCLPERDFPLLIDLYLQGRLDLDAFVSETIPLDGVEDAFARMERGEVLRSVVEF; from the coding sequence GTGACACATCGCGTACGAGGGGTCATCGCCCGGAGCAAGGGCGCACCGGTGGAGACGACGACGATCCTCGTGCCCGACCCGGGACCCGGCGAGGCCCTCGTCCGGGTGCAGGCCTGCGGGGTCTGCCACACCGACCTGCACTACCGTGAGGGCGGAATCAACGACGAATACCCCTTCCTGCTCGGCCACGAGGCCGCCGGGGTCGTCGAATCGGTCGGCCCGGACGTCACCTCCGTGGCCCCCGGCGACTTCGTGATCCTGAACTGGCGTGCGGTGTGCGGCACCTGTCGCGCCTGCAGGCGCGGACGCCCGTGGTACTGCTTCGCCACGCACAACGCCACCCAGCCCATGACCCTCGAGGACGGCACCCCGCTCTCCCCGGCCCTCGGCATCGGCGCCTTCGCCGAGAAGACCCTGGTCGCGGCCGGACAGTGCACCAAGGTGGACCCGGCCGCAGCCCCGGCCGCCGCCGGACTACTCGGCTGCGGGGTGATGGCCGGCCTGGGCGCCGCCCTGAACACCGGCAACGTCGGCCGGGGCGACTCCGTCGCCGTCATCGGCTGCGGGGGAGTGGGCAACGCGGCCGTGGCCGGAGCCCGCCTCGCGGGCGCCTCGCGGATCATCGCGGTGGACCTGGACGACCGGAAGCTGGAGTGGGCCCGGGGCCTCGGCGCCACCCACACCGTCAACGGGCGCACGGAAGACGTGGTCAAGGCCGTCCAGGCCCTGACCGGTGGCAACGGCGCGGACGTCGTCATCGACGCCGTGGGCCGCCCCGAGACGTACCAGCAGGCCTTCTACGCGCGCGACCTGGCCGGGACGGTGGTCCTGGTGGGCGTGCCGACCCCGGAGATGAAGCTCGAACTCCCGCTCCTGGACGTCTTCGGCCGCGGCGGCGCCCTGAAGTCCTCCTGGTACGGGGACTGCCTGCCCGAGCGCGACTTCCCGCTGCTCATCGACCTCTACCTGCAAGGCCGGCTCGACCTGGACGCCTTCGTCTCCGAAACCATCCCGCTCGACGGCGTCGAGGACGCCTTCGCACGGATGGAACGCGGCGAGGTCCTCCGCTCGGTCGTCGAGTTCTGA
- a CDS encoding enoyl-CoA hydratase/isomerase family protein: MIDTISTEIAEGEERIRLEVADGVAVLTLCRPDRLNGWSWESTRQLGLLADRIRFDASVRAVLLRAEGRAFCAGIDVTAPGGAITGDSPAERTRNYYEGIRWVHERFAVLARLPQPVVAAVQGYCLGFGFELALMADIRVAAEDAVFALPEAGLGVAVDAGGDLRIAREAGAGWAKYLALTGRRIDVATAQRLHLLQLVVPGEELEAATRAVVREIADNAPLAVQGIKRAIDGYADAALPAALDRVAMTAALTLTSDDCREGYTAKAARRPPRFSGG, encoded by the coding sequence GTGATCGACACCATCTCCACGGAGATCGCGGAGGGCGAGGAGCGGATCAGGCTGGAGGTCGCGGACGGCGTCGCGGTCCTCACCCTGTGCCGCCCGGACCGGCTCAACGGCTGGAGCTGGGAGTCCACCCGCCAGCTCGGCCTGCTCGCGGACCGGATCCGCTTCGATGCGTCCGTACGGGCGGTGCTTCTGCGGGCCGAGGGCCGGGCCTTCTGCGCGGGCATCGACGTGACCGCCCCGGGCGGCGCCATCACGGGCGACTCGCCTGCCGAGCGCACCCGCAACTACTACGAGGGCATCCGCTGGGTGCACGAGCGGTTCGCCGTCCTCGCCCGCCTCCCGCAGCCGGTGGTGGCCGCCGTCCAGGGCTACTGCCTCGGCTTCGGCTTCGAGCTGGCGCTGATGGCCGACATTCGGGTGGCCGCCGAGGACGCCGTCTTCGCGCTCCCGGAAGCCGGGCTGGGGGTGGCGGTGGACGCGGGCGGCGACCTGCGCATCGCCCGCGAGGCGGGCGCGGGCTGGGCCAAGTACCTGGCCCTGACGGGCCGGCGGATCGACGTGGCGACGGCGCAGCGACTCCATCTCCTCCAGCTGGTGGTCCCCGGCGAGGAGCTGGAGGCCGCCACCCGCGCCGTGGTGCGGGAGATCGCCGATAACGCGCCGCTCGCCGTCCAGGGCATCAAGCGCGCGATCGACGGTTACGCCGACGCCGCCCTCCCCGCGGCCCTCGACCGGGTGGCGATGACCGCGGCCCTCACCCTCACCTCGGACGACTGCCGGGAGGGTTACACCGCCAAGGCGGCCCGCAGGCCCCCGCGCTTCAGCGGAGGCTGA
- a CDS encoding SDR family oxidoreductase, giving the protein MTDEIRRGLPAPPALGAAALPSGTFEGQVVLVTGGGTGLGKAIAAEFARLGADLVIASRRAEQLKAAREELAAVPGAGRVTAAVCDIRDPERVAEVFDAAQAAFGLPDVLVNNAAANFPSPAEDLSPNAWRAVVDITLTGTWLMTREFGRRHLAAGTGGSIVNLGASYAWTGGPGFAHSAAAKAGVKSLVETLAVEWGPYGIQINGLVPGLFPHADMTEDIRGGLERAAPGARDSRQPALRVGAPRELGWAATFLASPYARFITGHTLVVDGANWQRRSVVSPEVVPVRTQLGRGPFTPSP; this is encoded by the coding sequence ATGACGGACGAGATCCGGCGCGGGCTGCCCGCGCCACCGGCGCTCGGCGCCGCCGCCCTGCCCTCCGGGACCTTCGAAGGCCAGGTGGTCCTCGTGACCGGCGGCGGCACCGGGCTGGGCAAGGCCATCGCCGCCGAGTTCGCCCGGCTCGGCGCCGATCTGGTGATCGCGAGTCGGCGCGCCGAGCAGCTCAAGGCGGCGCGCGAGGAGTTGGCGGCCGTCCCCGGCGCGGGCCGGGTGACGGCCGCCGTCTGCGACATCAGGGATCCGGAGCGGGTCGCCGAGGTCTTCGACGCGGCGCAGGCGGCCTTCGGCCTGCCGGACGTGCTGGTCAACAACGCGGCCGCGAACTTCCCCTCCCCCGCTGAGGACCTCTCGCCGAACGCCTGGCGGGCGGTCGTGGACATCACGCTGACGGGCACCTGGCTGATGACCCGCGAGTTCGGCCGCCGCCACCTCGCCGCGGGCACCGGCGGCTCGATCGTGAACCTCGGTGCCTCGTACGCCTGGACGGGCGGGCCGGGCTTCGCCCACAGCGCCGCGGCCAAGGCCGGGGTGAAGAGCCTGGTGGAGACGCTCGCCGTCGAGTGGGGCCCGTACGGCATCCAGATCAACGGGCTCGTCCCCGGGCTGTTCCCGCACGCCGACATGACGGAGGACATCCGGGGCGGCCTGGAGCGCGCCGCGCCCGGCGCGAGGGACTCACGGCAGCCCGCCCTGCGGGTCGGCGCGCCGCGTGAACTGGGCTGGGCCGCCACCTTCCTGGCCTCCCCGTACGCCCGGTTCATCACCGGGCACACGCTGGTGGTGGACGGCGCGAACTGGCAGCGCCGGTCGGTGGTCAGCCCCGAGGTGGTCCCGGTCCGCACGCAGCTGGGCCGCGGCCCCTTCACCCCCTCCCCCTGA
- a CDS encoding MBL fold metallo-hydrolase — translation MDRHGQVVALLDATGIFFEPARTAFPGASEAAWERAGRLDPGASGPDGAWRLDFRCFAVARPGGRWVLVDAGIGPARSPAAAWAPVPGRLPDALAAAGIAPADVEAVVLTHLHEDHAGWSSGAGGEPFFPAARYVVQRAEVAGLDRADPVWDWTVAPLRASGQLHEVDGAHRLAPGITLLPTPGHTPGHQSVLVDQGDGARDVVVTGDALVHAVQLADPAVPYSHERDRHTARASRRALLTRARERGAVLATAHLTRAFVEPG, via the coding sequence ATGGACCGACACGGGCAGGTGGTGGCGCTGCTCGACGCCACGGGGATCTTCTTCGAGCCGGCCCGTACGGCCTTCCCGGGGGCGAGCGAGGCCGCGTGGGAGCGGGCCGGGCGGCTGGATCCGGGCGCGTCCGGGCCCGACGGGGCATGGAGGCTGGACTTCCGGTGCTTCGCGGTCGCCCGGCCCGGCGGCCGCTGGGTGCTGGTGGACGCCGGGATCGGGCCGGCCCGGTCCCCGGCCGCCGCCTGGGCGCCGGTGCCTGGGCGGCTGCCGGACGCCCTCGCGGCGGCCGGTATCGCTCCGGCCGACGTGGAGGCGGTGGTCCTGACCCACCTTCACGAGGACCACGCGGGCTGGTCGTCGGGGGCCGGCGGGGAGCCGTTCTTCCCGGCGGCGCGGTACGTGGTGCAGCGCGCGGAGGTGGCCGGGCTGGACCGGGCGGACCCGGTGTGGGACTGGACGGTGGCGCCGTTGCGGGCGAGCGGGCAGCTGCACGAGGTCGACGGGGCCCACCGGTTGGCGCCCGGCATCACCCTGCTGCCGACGCCCGGGCACACCCCGGGGCACCAGTCGGTGCTGGTGGACCAGGGGGACGGAGCCCGCGACGTGGTGGTCACCGGGGACGCGCTGGTGCACGCGGTGCAGCTGGCCGACCCGGCGGTGCCGTACTCCCACGAACGCGACCGGCACACCGCCCGCGCCTCACGCCGGGCCCTGCTGACCCGCGCGAGGGAGCGCGGCGCCGTGCTGGCCACCGCGCACCTGACCCGCGCGTTCGTGGAGCCCGGCTGA
- a CDS encoding PIG-L deacetylase family protein encodes MTEQPDQQPALQPMPTDWTRALAVVAHPDDLEYGCAAAIAHWTDGGREFVYLLATRGEAGIDSIDPADCGPLREAEQRASAAVVGVSEVEFLDYRDGVVEYGLGLRRDIAAAIRRHRPELIVTLNHRDTWGGAQGGGYWNTPDHKAVGRAVLDAAGDAGNRWIFPELIEQGLEPWNGVRWVAVAGSATPTHAVDAGPGLERSIKSLLEHKAYIEVLTDQDPEEYVRTFLTGNAEQAAARFGGRPAVVFEVFPR; translated from the coding sequence ATGACCGAACAACCTGACCAGCAGCCCGCATTGCAGCCCATGCCCACCGACTGGACGCGCGCCCTCGCGGTGGTCGCGCACCCCGACGACCTGGAGTACGGCTGTGCCGCGGCCATCGCGCACTGGACGGACGGGGGCCGGGAGTTCGTCTACCTCCTCGCCACGCGCGGCGAGGCGGGCATCGACAGCATCGACCCCGCCGACTGCGGTCCCCTGCGCGAGGCGGAGCAGCGGGCGAGCGCCGCGGTCGTCGGCGTGTCCGAGGTGGAGTTCCTGGACTACCGCGACGGCGTCGTCGAGTACGGCCTCGGCCTGCGCCGGGACATCGCCGCCGCCATCAGGCGGCACCGGCCCGAGCTGATCGTCACCCTCAACCACCGCGACACGTGGGGCGGCGCGCAGGGCGGCGGCTACTGGAACACCCCCGACCACAAGGCCGTCGGCCGGGCCGTGCTGGACGCGGCCGGCGACGCCGGGAACCGCTGGATCTTCCCCGAGCTGATCGAGCAGGGCCTGGAGCCGTGGAACGGCGTGCGCTGGGTCGCGGTGGCCGGATCCGCCACCCCGACGCACGCGGTCGACGCGGGCCCCGGGCTGGAGCGCTCGATCAAGTCCCTCCTGGAGCACAAGGCGTACATCGAGGTGCTCACGGACCAGGACCCCGAGGAGTACGTCCGCACCTTCCTCACCGGGAACGCCGAGCAGGCCGCGGCCCGGTTCGGCGGCCGGCCGGCCGTGGTGTTCGAAGTCTTCCCCCGCTGA